The genomic stretch agagacaaaagaaaaagagtacgGAAAACAAAATCTTAGAAGAGTTTTGTACCGGTTTATGTTCTTGAAGCTGAAATTCTCAAATATAGTGAGTTAATTACAAGGGTTATGAAATTGAGCGAGAGCTCAGGACAAGAATGTTATCATTAGGGTCATGGCGTTGTACAGAGAATGTATTAAGATGGGACAGCTCAAGTTTCCAGTCCAACAATAAGAGCATCCAAGTACACATCCAATGATGAACAACTGTAAGGAATTCTCACCAGATAAGTGAGCTGCACTAAAAATAGCCGAGCTTATCAAAACTGCAGACTGCCATTTCGTAGTGGACAAAATTGACGCCAATAAAAATCCTCTGTAAACAGTTTCTTCCAGCACGGGAGTGATAATGCAGTATACGAGAACACAAGCAGCTTGTGAGATGTTGCTGCTCAACAAGATTTCCTTCAGAACAGGGTTGTTTATATCCTGCAACGACACGGTGTAAAATAAGTTACTTGAAAGAGAACAGCATCttccaaaacattgttaaaccACCGATCTATTCAtttagagaaacatgaatgagaTGTAATAAGAATTTGACAATGGAAACATATTCGACTTGTCTGATGCAGATTTGAAATCATTTTAACTTAGTACCAAATCCTATTTCTAATCATAGAAGCCCTATATGACCCAAACTAGTTAAAACCAAACCAAAGCCAATTAAAAGAGTAATCTCAGCCACTGTTTAAAAGCAATATGGACCACTGGATCATTCAGTTAGTAAAGATACTTCGATGGCTGTAGAGCGAAAGCTAGGCTAAGATATTTGTCAGGATCTTTCAAAGTTATCTTTGgcttattttgtttattatcaTGAGCATTGAATCAATTAAATCCATTCTTCTGTTATCATTCGCCGCTACCTAACACCAGCCAACATAAAAAATGCTGAGATTATGACATCTTATTATCTGAAACATGTTTTTACCAAGCCATCAGGCCATGTAGCAAAATATATGCATCCAGGTTTCTGATTGCGGTCTTGTTTTTGGGAAGCTTACCTTTGGTTCACTAAATATGATAATAAAAACCAGAAAACGAAGGCAGATAAGTAACAAGTTTATTCTGCCAACCTTGGGGCCAACGACTCTATCAGCAAGTAAGGAAGTTAGGAAAACCAACATGAACAGAAACCCAAATCCTACGACAGATGCCAACAGCCAGCTCCTCTCTTTTGATAGTTTTTTAGCtttgaagaaatccacaaacTTATATTGTGGCTTGGCAGTACTCTGCAGAAGCAGCAGAGCCGCAATGAGCTCTAGAGTTTGAGCTCCAAGCAATGATATTGCCTGcactaccaaaaaaaataaaagatcaaTCGACAGTGTGCAAACTGCATACTTACTAATGCAAAGTCAAGCTTCTTAAAATTGAGAATTGCAAACAGTTCCATGTGCCTTCATAGCCATGCTCCCTTGAAACAAAATGAAGCATAGTTTGATGCAAACAGTGGAAAGGATAAGCTAATTGATTACGCAGCggttcatcttcatcatcctctaTTCACAGCATATGCCAATCCATATCAAAGCAGAAAGTGGAACAACTTTTACATCCAACCCCTAACAGACTACATCTACACTAAAATGCTAAATCATGAAAAGGGAAAGAAGATTGACTGGCTTTTTGCGCACTCTTACCTGTAAATCACAATCTAACACATATAGGCGAATGATTCATTAACAAATATGTCTGTACGCAAGTGTCAATCCGTGAACATGTTCTATAATTTTCCCTCACAATTCCCATTCTTCCAAGAATCAAATACTGTCAAGGCCAATACGTCTCAACGatgataacaaaaaataaatgaacagGCTCACCTCTGTCTGTGGATCAAGTACAGGTTCATGCAACAGATGAGCAACCACAGACAACCCTCCAAAACTCAGAGGGATGTGCAAACTGAACATATAGAAAGCCATAGTGCTCCACACAGTTCCATTGTCCCATGGAGCATCTGCTGCCAGTGCCGAAAACCCCTACAATTTACAATCACAAAGAATCATATTTCATGTTTTTGATAAAgtgatattctaaactactttaATCTACATGGAACGGATTCGAACTTGGGTGCAATGCAACAATGAACCCAAAAACATATATTTCACCCCCATTTGACTGaacatactaaatttcggagaCTCGAAAAGGAAATTCACCCGAGAAGAGGGTTCATGGGTGCTTTCAGTTTTGTCACAAAAGCACTTGAAACAATGTTTGGAGCTGCATAAGAAGCTGGTGGATTTGAACTTGGTGCAAGAGAGAGAGGTAtggggagaaagagaggaagtTAGGGGATTGGAAACATGTCCTCCAAATCCAATGAGTTTTTCAGGTGCTGCAGGGTATACAGTTGCAGGATGCCACAGTCGCCACTGACATTCTATCATTCTGTTTCTCTTCCCCCAAACCTATTGGTTTTTCTGGTTTTCGTCGCCGGAGCGCATCCGATTCCCGATAATAAATGGCTAGCGGctagtttttgtttatttaaattaaaatgaagATGGGATTAACAAGTGACGCTTTGGCCGAGTGGTTAAGGCGTGTGCCTGCTAAGTACATGGGGTTTCCCCGCGAGAGTTCGAATCTCTCAGGCGtcgtttcaattttttgttagaGTTGAACTTGATTCTGTATGTTAGAGTTGCATTGGTTGTACTTGATTCTGTATGTTAGAGTTGAACCAAATTCCAAACTAATTCAATACATGGTCATTCTGCAATGCAAATATCTGGATAGTTGAATAAATGTAGACAAGGATACAACTTTAGTATTTAATTTTCTGCATGTCTTGCatatttgtttcttgtttctctttccatctgtttttattttttgtgtttttttttttcattgtatgCGTACGCATTTTGGTTATCAATAGTCCAAGCCTCCAAGGTCGTTTATTATCCAAGATATATGCATTAGGTTCCTGGAATCTTGTTGGCCGCGTTAAAATTACCTTTGGGGGAGGTCTATTCGATATCCAAGATCCGCTCAGCCACAGTTCGGGCAAGTCATATTGTTTTAACAGGTTCCGTAAGCTTGGGAAATTTCAGAGAAACAACGGAACTGCAGTTTCTAGTTTCTGGCTAGGAAAAAAGAAACTTAGGGgcccgtttgataaccattttgtttttagcttttagtACACTTTATGGTtagaaatgaaggagaaatacaaggaagaagaaaagatgaATAAGGATAGAGGAAGGGTGGTGAGAAGGATGTGGAAGAAATGCACATGGAATGATACgcaatatgaaaataaaaaaccaaacaattttAAGTAGGTTTTCATTCTGATGTCATTTCATGTGCATTTCTCCCTGCTCCTTCCTAAGTCCTACCACACTACATCCTCCACTGTTCCATCCACTATCACTCTGTATCTAGTGACAAGtgacaaaaccaaaaactaaaactaaaatgattatcaaacgggCCTTAATTTATAGTTTCACCCCATCCCACTATGGAGTCCTGCCTCTATCCCTGTCTCCTGTTTAGCTTCAATTTGTGAATTTGTTCCTCAACTTGATGATTATAAGTTGCATCCTcagatttgttttctttttgttgaatGCCATAGAGCTGCATGTAAAGTTTGTTGTAGTCCTACATTATCCGATCTAAGTATGTCTTCAGGCTTAGATGTTCTTCTGTAACCTCATCCATTTTGGCTCTTGCACATTCAAGTTTACAGTCATATATATGTAGAATGTTAAAAGTTGGGTTAAATTTGGCCGCAAGCTCAAAATATGCTACTCTTCAGCTGTGCTATTCCTGGATTTACTATAATTTTGATTATGCGCTCTTaagatttttgtttgtttatttacttttattttcattagtgTTTTTGGAAATCCTCAATTTCAAAATAATGCAAATCTCTTTATACTGTGCTTCTTTGTTGGTTACAATAAATGTAActatttttttcgtttttcatttgagagactctaagaaaagacttagagtacttggatcaaACGGAGGACATGACACAAAACTgagcgcaatggcgttctaggattcatatagccaaccccacttagtgggaaaaggctttgttgttgttgttgtatttgAGAGCCATTTTTTATGCTTTTGAAGGTGCTCTGTGAAAAGTGTTACTACGTGAATTGGTAACAAATAGTGAAAAGTAGCGTAATAGAAGAATATTATGCCACCATTGTGCAATTTTTTCACATGCTTCTGCTGACATACATAGGAACTTGCAACAATCATGAGTTGGATTTTTGGTGTACGTGGCGACTAGGGAGGCAGCTAGAACACATCAAAGTAATCCAATAAAGGTGGGCTGTTGGTGCTCAAGCTTTCCGCTGAATTTTGTATCAACTGCGTAGTCTTCACTCGTCAAGTATAtagaacaataaaaaaaaatatgtcggAGGCTCTCTAAACAAAGATGATTCTCACAACGCAAAAGACATGTACAATAGATTTATATGTCCAGTCTATAAACATTTCATACACAATACACCACAATGGTCCAAGTCCATACATACAAACTACAAAACCTCCCTTACTTTGGAAGGGGCATTGGCAAGCCAGTTTGCTTCAATCGTGCAAGCTTGTAGTGATCATTCTCTTCTCCAGCAAGGTAGACAAGTTCATGCACATGTCATTTGCAGCGGACTTGTCAAAAACAGCCTTGTTGGTACAAAGATCCTGGGTATGTATTTTCTCTGTGGGAGCATTATAGACGCCAAGAACATGTTTTATCAGCTTGATTTGAAATATACTTTGCCTTGGAACTGGATGATTAGAGGGTTTACATTCACGGGTTACTTTGATTATGCCTTGCTGTTTTACTTTAAGATGTTGGATTCTGGAGTTTCACCCGACAAGTACACTTTTCCGAGTGTAATTAAAGCTTGTGGTGGTGTGAATAATGTAAGATTGGGCAAAGCAGTCTATGATACTATCCAGCTTATGGGTTTTGGAATTGATATATTTGTGGGCAGTTCTTTGATTCAACTGTATGTGGACAATGGTTGTATCCAGGATGCATGGCACTTGTTTGTTAAAATGCCTGACAAAGATTGTGTTTTATGGAATGTTATGCTTCATGGCTATGTTAAAAATGGAGAATCAAATAATTCAGTTAGAATGTTCTTGGAAATGAGAAGTAGTGAAGTTAAGCCAAATGCAGTGACATTCGCTTGCATTTTGTCTGTTTGTGCGTCAGAAGCTATGATTGGTTTTGGTACTCAACTTCATGGGCTTGTTGTTGCTTGTGGGTTGGAGTCGGATTCTCCAGCGGCTAATACATTGTTAGCAATGTATTCTAAATGCCAGTACTTCTCTGATGCCCGCAAGTTGTTTGATATGATGCCTCAAACTGATTTAGTGACATGGAATGGAATGATATCTGGTTATATACAGAGTGGGTTCATGCTCGAGGCTTCACGTTTGTTTCAGGACATGATATCTACAAGTGTCAAACCTGATGCAATCACATTTGCAAGTTTTTTACCTTCTGTTGCTGAACAAGGAAGCCTCAAGCAAGGTAAGGAAATTCACTGTTACATTGTAAGGCACTGTGTGCCTTTGGATGTGTTTTTGCAAAGTGCACTTATTGATGTATACTTCAAGTGTCGGAATGTGGAGATGGCGCGCAAAATTTTCAACCAAAGCACCAGAACAGATATTGTCATGTGCACAGCTATGATTTCGGGGTTTGTTCTCAATGGGATGAATAGTGATGCATTGGACATTTTTAGATGGTTACTTAAACAGAAAATGAGACCAAATTCTCTAACAGTGGCAACTGTTTTACCAGCTTGTGCTGGTTTGGCTGCTCTGAAATTCGGAAAGGAAGTGCATGGTAACATCCTCAAGCATGGGTTTGATGGGAGGTGTTATGTGGGTAGTGCCCTTACAGACATGTATGCAAAATCTGGAAGACTCGATCTTGCTCATTGTGTTTTTCAAAGACTGACTGAAAGGGATGCTGTTTGTTGGAACTCGATGATAACAAGCTTTTCCCAGAATGGCAAACCAGAAGAGGCGGTTGATCTATTTCGTCAAATGGGGATGGGAGGTGTCAAATATGACTGTGTAAGCATTTCAGCTGCGCTATCTGCATGTGCAAATTTACCAGCATTTCATTATGGGAAAGAGATCCATAGTTTCATGATTAGAAATGCATTTAGCTCTGATCTGTTTGCTGAGAGTGCACTTATAGACATGTATGCCAAATGTGGAAACTTAGATCTTGCTCGCCATGTGTTTGACatgatggaagagaagaatgaagTTTCGTGGAACAGCATCATTTCTGCTTATGGGAATCACGGTCGCCTTAAGGAATCTCTTGTTCTATTTCATGAAATGTTGGGTAATAGGATCTTGCCTGATCATGTCACCTTTCTTGGTATATTATCTGCTTGTGGTCATGCAGGCGCAGTTGATGATGGAATTCTCTACTTCCGTTCCATGATTGAGGAATATGGGATCCCAGCTAGGTTAGAGCATTATGCTTGCGTGGTAGATCTGTTAGGGCGTGCTGGACATTTACATGAAGCATTTGAAACAATAAAGAGCATGCCATTCTCCCCAGATTCTGGTGTCTGGGGAACAATGCTTGGAGCATGTCGGCTCCATGGCAATGTTGAGCTTGCAGAAGAGGTATCAAGATATCTTTTTGAATTGGCGCCTCTAAATTCTGGCTATTATATACTCTTATCAAATGTACTTGCTGATGCTGGAAAATGGGGGAGTGTGCTTAAGGTTCGAACTCTGATGAAAAACAGAGAAGTTCAAAAGGTTCCTGGGTACAGTTGGATTGAGGTGAACAACAACACTCATATGTTTGTTGCAGCAGATGGGAGTCACCCAGAGTCTGCTCGGATATATTCATTGCTCAACAGTCTTCTTCTAGAACTAAGAAAAGAGGGTTATAATCCAAGGCCTTACCTTCCAATGCATCCACAAACGTTGGGGGTATAATTACTGGAATGTTTTAGCTTCTCTCCTACAATTGTGGCTACTTCAGGATTAGGAATGTGTTGCTGGCTTGTGAGTAAGGTAAGCCAGGGACCTTGTTGGCAACGAATTCTGCTATATCTTATTCTGGAAACATTTTCTTTGCATACTCAGATCTACAATTGTCACCTGTAATCaataaaacaagtttttatcaTGTACTTTATTGCATTACTTGAGGCACGCCAATGAATTACTAAAAGGTTCTTTCTATCAAAACTACTAAGTTAAACATGCTTGGGCGAGGTAAACCATGAATGGTGGCCTCTTGAGAAATTTGCCATTGCACCCACACAATTTgtacttttgtaaaaatataatcTTCCATGAGTAACAAGTCGAGTAAGTACACATTTCATGTCTTCCACATTCTTATGTGCATTATATAGGACACAGATAGTCgtgcattatatatatatataggagcaTGAAATGATTTTTCTATGAAGGTATGTTGCTGTTTTAGTTTCCTTTTCTTGCAATTTTGTTCAGAGtcttttaaagaaaaagaaataatcatttagaaaataataataatttcctaCAACATGGTTATTGTCATGAATAATTGAATATCTAACTTTGCGTGTGTACTAAAAGTTGTTTCTCTTTAA from Pyrus communis chromosome 7, drPyrComm1.1, whole genome shotgun sequence encodes the following:
- the LOC137740188 gene encoding pentatricopeptide repeat-containing protein At4g21300-like, yielding MYNRFICPVYKHFIHNTPQWSKSIHTNYKTSLTLEGALASQFASIVQACSDHSLLQQGRQVHAHVICSGLVKNSLVGTKILGMYFLCGSIIDAKNMFYQLDLKYTLPWNWMIRGFTFTGYFDYALLFYFKMLDSGVSPDKYTFPSVIKACGGVNNVRLGKAVYDTIQLMGFGIDIFVGSSLIQLYVDNGCIQDAWHLFVKMPDKDCVLWNVMLHGYVKNGESNNSVRMFLEMRSSEVKPNAVTFACILSVCASEAMIGFGTQLHGLVVACGLESDSPAANTLLAMYSKCQYFSDARKLFDMMPQTDLVTWNGMISGYIQSGFMLEASRLFQDMISTSVKPDAITFASFLPSVAEQGSLKQGKEIHCYIVRHCVPLDVFLQSALIDVYFKCRNVEMARKIFNQSTRTDIVMCTAMISGFVLNGMNSDALDIFRWLLKQKMRPNSLTVATVLPACAGLAALKFGKEVHGNILKHGFDGRCYVGSALTDMYAKSGRLDLAHCVFQRLTERDAVCWNSMITSFSQNGKPEEAVDLFRQMGMGGVKYDCVSISAALSACANLPAFHYGKEIHSFMIRNAFSSDLFAESALIDMYAKCGNLDLARHVFDMMEEKNEVSWNSIISAYGNHGRLKESLVLFHEMLGNRILPDHVTFLGILSACGHAGAVDDGILYFRSMIEEYGIPARLEHYACVVDLLGRAGHLHEAFETIKSMPFSPDSGVWGTMLGACRLHGNVELAEEVSRYLFELAPLNSGYYILLSNVLADAGKWGSVLKVRTLMKNREVQKVPGYSWIEVNNNTHMFVAADGSHPESARIYSLLNSLLLELRKEGYNPRPYLPMHPQTLGV
- the LOC137740888 gene encoding uncharacterized protein, coding for MIECQWRLWHPATVYPAAPEKLIGFGGHVSNPLTSSLSPHTSLSCTKFKSTSFLCSSKHCFKCFCDKTESTHEPSSRGFSALAADAPWDNGTVWSTMAFYMFSLHIPLSFGGLSVVAHLLHEPVLDPQTEAISLLGAQTLELIAALLLLQSTAKPQYKFVDFFKAKKLSKERSWLLASVVGFGFLFMLVFLTSLLADRVVGPKDINNPVLKEILLSSNISQAACVLVYCIITPVLEETVYRGFLLASILSTTKWQSAVLISSAIFSAAHLSGENSLQLFIIGCVLGCSYCWTGNLSCPILIHSLYNAMTLMITFLS